A DNA window from Thiothrix subterranea contains the following coding sequences:
- a CDS encoding AAA domain-containing protein, with protein sequence MNEANSQLVQLFGFLKNYNELKNQYPKNITEYQDGFQLLSSWPRHPTISIHQGNDDADALISVQRPKLTPCPPPPAILKDWLQPGWDSIRSTPETLPSRNEQRADKSTITIQFDDDPNRPEAFSRWSKQHADWVTAEQPVVDAYHLFERVHGIWSRLQKEGDQIELMLGSGMLLVPDLNIHHPVLLQRLELKFDTSKSEFTFHSGIDKAELYKALLRDIPDIEGKTIADLSQELENYPIEPLGEIPATEGFLQRLAQGLFIKGEFHTQRPVNPQNPVVYPAPCLFLRKRNQGLSQILDNILEDLQDPNATPSTGLKRIIGIEETVHVSPDIKESDRLSHTSPKLANDILFSKPANAEQYAIADRLKRTHSVLVQGPPGTGKTHTIANLVGYLLSQGKTVLVCSHTSKALRVLRDKLDPAIQSLCLSVLDSDAESQAQLSQAAQEIADRLSGLDASALRQDATQLRNRRQELLLKQQHLQQQIRDARYSEIEEVVVAGNGYTPIKAAQLVKENSGRDGWIPGTIQENQLCPLSDTEMATLYATNHQLSLQEEQQLSVKQPEHAKLVSSADFRTLTNERFQIKQQLAQHVPELWDNTKTASRIQLQQIQLQISESVAILNTRESWLQEVLFAGWSGAGLQETWEKLLQAIEELEAQAKKVHLLLIEHAPEIPDNCDIITLDAIIAHLEQGKKLTGLFAKMGKSSWFKLIEQCKTNQRQPQTIEEFHALRAKTQLQQQYNTLAKYWKHTISTAGGVEFETLGDRPERTAPNYLELIRKHLNWRSHVWNSLQQDIQATGFKWDKWLESCPIVHTQYGELERIKLATTPQLASLFTAKAALLLQTELSKHVEIQATYLSQFPQSEIAIDLTKAQQAWDADSYETLWKRLAQLEGLQGIYQQRHSLLARLKPVAPDWAKSIILRSSPHDSATPPGSASTAWLWLQLQQILEKRAALSIPELQQQLDKDEREIARLAAQIIEKETWAAQRDRTQLTTQQALMGFVQTIRKIGKGKGKNAPALLKNARDLLFAARKAVPVWIMPLHRVYENFDPRNTQFDVVIIDESSQSDMMALAALYMGKEHVIVGDKEQVTPDAIGQQITSINSLIATDLQGIPLNHLYDGQTSIYDLAETAFGGVISLKEHFRCVPEIIQFSNHLSYHNKIKPLREPLSSPIHPALISQRVDGKRSENGKINPVEADAIVSMIIAAIDHPVYARNDTGQTTTFGVITLLGSEQSEYIDTLLRKRLDPTLYNKHKILCGNPAQFQGDERDVIFLSMVDSPPENGVLNMMGFGKNDMYKKRYNVAVSRARNQLWLVHSIDPESHLKSGDIRQRLIQHVRNPQALMREIEVEGQRTDSPFEKSVLTDLVNAGYRVKTQWQVGAYRIDMVVEGKARRLAIECDGEKYHTPDNLQQDIERQAILERLGWTFVRIRGSQYYRTPEKAMQAVFARLNELGIEKLGVEDTTTSATNLDNDAIIQDIRRTADAIRREWELERAAEQQQKQAAANRNTTTKQKTPIVQAELSF encoded by the coding sequence ATGAATGAAGCAAACAGCCAGCTCGTGCAACTCTTTGGTTTTCTGAAAAATTACAATGAATTAAAGAACCAATATCCTAAAAACATTACAGAGTATCAGGATGGCTTTCAGCTATTATCTTCTTGGCCTAGACACCCCACCATCTCGATTCATCAAGGAAATGACGATGCTGATGCACTGATTAGCGTCCAACGTCCCAAGTTAACGCCATGCCCTCCTCCACCAGCCATTCTCAAAGATTGGTTGCAGCCGGGTTGGGATTCCATTAGAAGCACACCTGAAACATTACCCAGCCGCAACGAACAGCGAGCGGATAAAAGCACCATCACGATTCAATTCGATGACGATCCTAACCGCCCCGAAGCCTTCTCAAGATGGAGCAAACAACACGCAGACTGGGTAACGGCAGAACAACCCGTAGTTGATGCCTACCATCTCTTCGAGCGAGTTCACGGAATATGGTCACGACTGCAAAAAGAAGGAGATCAAATTGAATTGATGCTGGGTTCGGGAATGCTACTTGTTCCTGATCTGAATATTCATCATCCAGTACTGCTACAACGGCTTGAACTCAAGTTCGACACTTCCAAATCAGAATTCACCTTCCATTCGGGGATTGATAAAGCTGAATTGTACAAAGCACTATTGCGCGACATTCCTGATATTGAAGGAAAAACTATTGCTGATCTATCGCAAGAACTTGAAAACTATCCCATAGAGCCATTAGGTGAAATTCCTGCTACGGAAGGTTTTTTACAACGACTTGCTCAAGGTTTATTCATCAAAGGTGAGTTCCATACACAACGTCCTGTTAATCCACAAAATCCGGTTGTGTACCCTGCTCCCTGTTTATTCTTACGCAAACGCAACCAAGGTCTGAGCCAGATACTCGACAATATTCTGGAAGACCTGCAAGATCCCAATGCCACACCGTCCACTGGGCTAAAACGTATTATTGGGATTGAGGAAACCGTTCACGTTTCCCCAGACATCAAAGAATCTGACAGGCTATCCCATACTTCGCCAAAGCTGGCCAACGATATTCTATTCAGCAAACCAGCGAATGCGGAACAATACGCCATTGCAGACAGGCTGAAACGAACACATTCTGTTCTAGTGCAAGGCCCGCCCGGAACGGGCAAAACACACACGATTGCCAATTTAGTAGGCTACCTGTTATCACAAGGAAAAACTGTTCTGGTCTGTTCTCATACCAGCAAAGCATTACGGGTTTTACGCGATAAGCTCGACCCCGCTATCCAGTCATTATGTCTGAGCGTTTTAGACAGTGATGCGGAAAGCCAAGCCCAACTCAGTCAAGCCGCACAGGAAATTGCCGACCGCCTATCGGGACTGGATGCTTCAGCCTTACGTCAGGATGCGACCCAACTACGCAACAGACGACAGGAATTATTGCTCAAGCAACAACACTTGCAACAGCAAATACGTGATGCTCGCTACAGTGAAATAGAAGAAGTTGTCGTTGCTGGCAATGGCTACACACCGATTAAGGCAGCCCAACTTGTCAAAGAAAATTCAGGACGTGATGGCTGGATTCCCGGCACTATTCAAGAAAATCAGCTTTGCCCACTCTCTGATACCGAAATGGCAACCCTTTACGCGACTAATCACCAATTGTCGTTGCAAGAAGAGCAGCAACTTTCCGTCAAGCAGCCAGAACATGCCAAGTTAGTGTCGTCCGCAGACTTTCGCACCCTGACAAATGAACGCTTTCAGATCAAGCAACAATTAGCGCAACATGTCCCTGAACTATGGGACAACACGAAGACTGCCTCCCGCATTCAACTACAGCAAATCCAGCTACAAATCAGTGAAAGTGTTGCCATACTGAATACTCGTGAAAGCTGGTTACAAGAAGTACTGTTTGCGGGTTGGTCTGGTGCTGGTCTGCAAGAGACATGGGAAAAACTGCTGCAAGCGATAGAGGAACTGGAAGCACAAGCCAAAAAAGTACACTTGCTATTGATTGAACACGCCCCAGAAATTCCTGATAACTGCGACATTATCACCTTGGATGCCATTATTGCTCATTTGGAACAGGGTAAAAAACTCACCGGGCTTTTCGCCAAAATGGGGAAATCATCTTGGTTCAAGTTGATTGAACAGTGTAAAACCAACCAACGGCAACCGCAGACTATCGAAGAGTTCCATGCGTTACGCGCAAAAACGCAGCTCCAACAGCAATACAACACATTGGCAAAATACTGGAAACACACAATATCTACAGCCGGAGGTGTAGAATTTGAAACATTAGGTGATCGTCCAGAACGCACTGCACCTAACTACCTTGAACTCATCCGCAAACACCTCAACTGGCGCAGCCATGTCTGGAATTCGCTACAACAAGATATTCAAGCGACAGGTTTTAAATGGGATAAATGGTTAGAATCCTGCCCTATCGTACATACTCAATACGGTGAACTGGAACGCATCAAACTGGCAACCACCCCACAACTTGCCAGCTTATTTACCGCCAAAGCTGCGTTATTGTTGCAAACTGAATTATCCAAACACGTTGAAATACAAGCAACTTATCTCAGCCAATTTCCGCAAAGTGAAATAGCCATTGACCTGACCAAAGCACAACAAGCATGGGATGCTGACAGTTACGAAACTTTGTGGAAGCGATTAGCACAACTTGAAGGTTTACAGGGTATCTATCAACAACGCCATTCACTTTTGGCAAGATTAAAACCCGTCGCCCCCGACTGGGCAAAATCCATCATACTACGATCTTCTCCCCATGATTCAGCAACTCCGCCGGGTAGTGCATCAACTGCTTGGCTTTGGCTGCAACTTCAGCAAATTTTGGAAAAACGTGCAGCCTTATCTATACCTGAATTGCAACAACAACTTGATAAAGACGAACGTGAAATAGCTCGATTAGCTGCACAAATCATTGAAAAAGAAACATGGGCTGCACAACGCGACCGTACTCAATTAACCACACAACAAGCACTAATGGGATTTGTGCAAACCATAAGAAAAATCGGCAAAGGCAAAGGCAAAAATGCTCCTGCGCTCCTGAAAAATGCGCGTGACCTTCTATTTGCCGCTCGCAAAGCTGTACCTGTTTGGATCATGCCACTTCACCGAGTTTACGAAAACTTCGATCCACGCAATACTCAGTTTGATGTAGTCATCATTGATGAGTCCAGTCAAAGCGATATGATGGCACTTGCAGCACTTTACATGGGAAAGGAACATGTGATAGTTGGGGACAAAGAGCAAGTCACTCCAGATGCTATTGGACAGCAAATCACCAGCATAAATAGTTTGATCGCCACAGATTTGCAAGGTATTCCCCTAAATCACCTATATGACGGGCAAACCTCAATTTACGATCTTGCTGAAACAGCATTCGGTGGAGTTATATCGCTAAAAGAACACTTTCGCTGTGTACCGGAGATTATTCAGTTCAGCAATCACCTGTCCTACCACAACAAAATCAAACCATTGCGTGAACCCTTATCATCGCCCATACATCCAGCACTCATATCACAAAGGGTGGATGGTAAACGCAGTGAAAACGGCAAAATCAACCCAGTCGAAGCAGACGCCATTGTTTCAATGATCATTGCCGCTATCGACCATCCCGTCTATGCGCGTAATGATACTGGGCAAACCACCACCTTTGGTGTCATTACTCTGTTAGGCAGTGAGCAAAGCGAATACATCGACACTCTTTTGCGAAAGCGTCTTGACCCGACTTTGTACAACAAACACAAAATCTTATGTGGAAATCCAGCTCAGTTTCAAGGCGATGAACGCGATGTGATTTTTCTGTCTATGGTTGATAGCCCACCAGAGAACGGTGTCCTCAATATGATGGGATTTGGCAAAAATGACATGTATAAAAAACGCTACAATGTTGCGGTAAGTCGAGCGCGTAACCAGTTATGGTTAGTGCATTCCATAGACCCAGAAAGTCATTTGAAATCAGGCGACATTAGGCAGCGACTCATTCAACACGTTCGCAATCCACAAGCACTAATGCGTGAAATTGAAGTAGAAGGGCAACGTACTGATTCCCCATTTGAAAAGTCAGTTCTAACGGATTTAGTAAATGCTGGTTATCGAGTCAAGACGCAGTGGCAGGTTGGCGCGTACCGCATTGATATGGTAGTAGAAGGCAAAGCTCGTCGATTAGCAATTGAGTGCGATGGTGAAAAATACCATACGCCTGACAACCTACAGCAAGACATAGAACGCCAAGCCATACTGGAACGTTTAGGTTGGACATTTGTACGTATTCGCGGTAGCCAGTATTACCGAACGCCTGAAAAAGCCATGCAAGCTGTTTTTGCTAGGCTAAATGAGCTAGGCATCGAAAAGTTAGGCGTGGAAGATACAACAACGTCAGCAACGAATCTTGATAACGATGCAATCATTCAAGATATTCGGCGAACAGCAGATGCCATCCGCCGAGAGTGGGAACTTGAACGAGCCGCTGAACAACAGCAAAAACAAGCAGCAGCGAATCGCAACACTACTACAAAACAAAAAACACCTATTGTGCAGGCGGAGTTAAGTTTCTGA